A region of the Parasteatoda tepidariorum isolate YZ-2023 chromosome 7, CAS_Ptep_4.0, whole genome shotgun sequence genome:
GGCTTTTTCGCTGCGTTTTAAGTATGTCAAATCTTTTGGTAGCTTCATTGTCAGccatttttatccttttattttataaagttcacGGACGCCACGATGTAAGATGCtagattgtaaaaaattattctatatagCAATCAAAAGAGAAGGAAAGGGACAAATAGGCTGGTAAGCAggataattacaatttttctttcaacttaACCTTAAGGGAGATTGGTTGGTTAAGACCGCTCTCGTAGGAATCCTTGAAGCTTCTGAGCACCGCTACATTTACAGAGAGAGAGGATGACGCAACAATAATGAATGACTTCAAGAAGTCTGGATGCATTAAAGATCACGAAAGTAGTCAAACAATCAATATCGTTAATTCTGCTGCAAACTACACTGACAGATTGATCGGACTCATGAAGCTTGATAACATGAATTTTCATGACTTTGTAAACGTAGATGATGCAGTAACAGTGTGTGGTCAGTGGGATGACAATGATATCATCGCTCAAACGAAAGCTTCTTGTGAGCTATCAGAAGAAGAGGATGAGGAAATCGAAGATTTACCACCCAATGTTACTAACAAACAAGCACTTTCTGCAGTGGACACTGTAAGGAGATTTATTGAGAGACAGCCGAACATGTCAGAGgagacatttaaagctatagAAAGTATTAAAGACAAACTTTCTTACAcatctctaaagcaaacaacaattgaatctttttttaaatgaaagtgtaaaaagtgtttttttttttaaaaatatagaatagtaaataaggtatgtaaagagcatttttctttattctaccatcgataacatgcgattttcgatatctcgaattcgaggtttgactgtatatattaataatgtaattcaaaattaatatagtgATTACAAACATATATAGAtggatacatacatacatattgtATATACGAATGTGTTATATACGtatgtatatattaataatacaattcaaaattaatatagtgATTACAAACAGCTATGACtatctaatgaaaaataattcatccaTATGATTTACATAGAATGCAGATGGAACATTCATTACGTAGGGCGCAGTAAAGGGGAATCCTGCGATAGTTTTTAGTGGAAAGTCCCGTGCATTCTGCGTGTTAGAATTTAACAATTGGAGAGAAGATTTCGTCAGCGTTACAATCAAgaacctttttaaataaaaacaacgtaCGCATAAGATGTTTGTGCAAATAGAAAAGTGGCGCTTGCTTCGATGACTTCCACAAAAGCTTCAGAATGCAAGACGGGAAATGAACTAGCGACTAGATGTCtgtgttgttgttgacgtatgcttTTAAGGCAGAgtgggtgcgattgttcttgttttccagagGCGCCACCTATGGCCGAGTGACCAACGGAAGTCACATAAAAAATCTGTGACACACGTATACAAAAAGTTGAAGTTCCTTCTACATTTTTTGCTGGTTTTATAGATACATTCGCTCTTTCATTAAATAGCTATAGGAAttagtaattttctttcattNAATGCATATCGTATACTATTGGAGGGACGTTAATTAAAGCCATGTGCGCTGGAAATGGTTGAATTAGTCTGTGGACAGGaacagagaaagaaaaaactgaGGCTATTCTATTGTCAAATGATGTGATACATTCAAGAATAGTTGAAATTTCTTGCAATATCTTGAAGCAGATCATCGATGAATTAAAAGCATCGCCAATTTCCTTTAGTATGCAACTGGATGAAACTATAGACATCTCGAATTGTAGTCAACCTCTTGTTTTAACTCGTTAGGTGTCTCTTTATACTATCAAAGAGGAATTCTTATTTTGTGAGTCTCTTTTGTAAACTAAAAAGGAAGTTGATGTTTTCTTTACCAAACACGACTTCGACGAGAAAGCAAGGAGTCCATTGTACCACAAAGGTAAAGACAATCAGTAGTGGAGAAGCTCTTGAAGTAGCAGCTAGTGAAAAGGGACATTAATGCTGACAATACTTCACCTGAGAAATTACAAGCGTTCATATTGAAAATGccactttgaaaaaatagaattcaaaatgaTATATATGCAAACTTTCAAATGTTGAACGAAGTGCTTTCTGAAAGTGGATCTCGGCAAGATAATTTGCTATTGAAtaacttgaaaaatgaaatcttgGAACACCTGGAAGTACttcaagtttcatttaaaaaatattttaatttggatgagataaatataaaagatgACTTTGTGGTATTGACTGTATCGATGATATGCACTTTGCCAAAAATGAACTTATTGATATTAGAACAGCTAAAAAGGGATTTCGATTCAAAAACACTCGGAGAGCTCTGATTTTCTGTGAGAgaagcctacccattgcttgAAAAGCAAACTATGGTAGCTATAATTCCGTTAATTACAATGTATCTTAAGGAAGCGGGATTTTCCACACAtgtgacaataaaaacaaaacatcgattgaatgttgaacatgatatgcGTGTTGCTTTGTCGAAACCCATCcctcaattcaatttattaattaagtaatagCAACAAcaaccttcacattaaaaatctcaattttcaaaatttttgtatactattaagataataaaattaaatgttttctaataattgatgatttttgcgattatttttttcacaagggggtaaaatattttaaaaggagtCCATTGTACCACAAAGGTAAAAAAAACTGATCTAGACAATCAGTAGTGGAGAACTTCAAAGCTCTTGAAGTAGCAGCTAGTGAAAAGGGACAAACCATTAATGCTGACAATACTTATTATGTGAAGATAAACAGAGGGCTCACTAAGGCAATGCATTTGCATGTAACTGATTATGAATTTGAAGCTattgatgaatttaaatatgttaggAGTACTGTAACCTGCAAAAATGACATAAATACCGAAAACGATAGCCGTTTAGCAATAGCAAACAAGTGCTACTTTGGTTTTAAAACccaactgaaaagtaaatttcttaaacaagATACAAAATTAACCATATACCAAACAGTCCTCCGGCCTGTGATCCTATATGTTAGTGAGTGCTGGactctaaataaaatttcttatttttgagaGAGGGTTACTCAGAATAAATTTTGGTGCCGTCAATGAGAATAACAAATGGCGCACCCTTTGTAATCAtgagttatataaaaaatataaacagccAGACATAGTTCATGTTATTAGGACCAATCGCATTCGATGGCTGGGACACCTTTATAGATTTGAAGACCATAACATcgctaaaaaagtaatttttttaaactagaagGTACGAGAAAAAGCAATCGTCAACCGACCAGGTGGCTGGACGCAGATGAGAGGTACCTAGGGATAATAGGAATAACTAACTGGAAAGCCATGGCACAGAATATATCAAGATGGCAAAAAGTTATTGGGATGGCATTGTTATGTCATAGGCTGTAGTGCCCaagaagaagaatttatattttgtaatataaatattttctattgtgGTGACATCTATTGAATAgcaaatgaagcaaaatatcaagaaaaaatatttcttatttatattttgtaatatttgtattttctattGTGGCGACATCTACTGAATaacaaatgaagcaaaataataaaataaaaatatttattatttatattttgtaataataatattgtggCGACATCtgttgaataataaatgaagcaaaatatcaaggaaaaaatatttattatttatgttttgtaatgTTAATATATTCTATTGTAGCGATTTGATCGATCACCCGATTTGAGGTTCCAAACGcatctttatagaaaatctaACTGagtcatgaaataaattttcagtggAATAGAACTTTTGTATGGATGTTTTGATACAATTGGATTTTCACATCACTCTCTTATGGGATGGCGTTTGACCACCAACACAGAGTCTATCGTCTCAATAAGAGAGATGGTTTCACTCTTTGCCCTTTCTGTTTCCTGCCTTAAACTATTTGTTCAAGTCAAACACTAATTTTAAAGCTcgtttcattcaaaaatagatcacgattttcctttttaattatgtGTCTCTACTTCCGCAGCAAAAGATTTCTTTTGAGTAATTCTCAGAATTGCCTTTGAGGAAAGGAAATTCGTTTCCATAAACAAATGGAATATACAGACGTTAAAAGGAAAACCAGATGTTCTTCCTAGAGAAAATTTTCCTTGGGAGATGTTTTTACTGAACTCTCGAAAAGTGTGTTTTCATTGTTCTCAACGCTCCGTTTTTCTCCTTCTTGTAAAATAACTAGTTGTTCAAAGACCACTGAACCGAGGGGGGTAGGCTAAGACACAGCCCCTGTTAAGATTATTGTTTTCTGCTTAATATTTgtagaattaaatttactatttgaaaaatgattttttttgtttgtttgaattctaaaaaaaaatatatcaagctaaattttacatttccaAGGTGAAAACTTGCACCAAATTATCCCTTTGCAGAAGAAATAAACGTCCCCTATTGCTGACCGAAGGAGAAAATTCTTGGCTTCAAATGTCACaggaaacagaataaaacaaaacactgaaatagaatagaaaaaaaatactattaaataagtaataaataacttaCTGGTAAACaatttcctttattaatttcactttaattttaaaacaactcgAATCATGAAGTATAAAATTGCGCGTTCGAATTCTTGCAGATAGTTAGGGTTcagcagtgaactgatcgttaagacacggttcaaagctgatcaccgaagtcaaacatcactggctgcggtcagtgtgcgggtgggtgaccacttggatcagtctgcacAGGGACTGAGTTTGTGCTGTATGGGtcatcgttaaactgttctacggTAAAGTTCTCGaattcacgtgcaggtcgtttggctaccgaagcaggggtgcagaggatcaaaagcgatggcatgccttcggatcatcctcagggatgtttctcagaccgtcgccagtagcccattgtgcaaatctagagcgacgtaaatgaacaactaagACTACTGAAGATAATTAGGACCCGTTTAATGctaatatacatatacatacatatatatatatattaatattctaatGATTTGGTGAGACAGACTTGGcagactaaaaaaatttattgctaaatcaTTAAGTATCAATAAAACAGCTATTTCTGTGACTTATTAGAATAACTACTCAGATTCTCaactcaaaaaatgaatttgttttatttgttactatcattttcataatttttttgcaatattattaCTATCATTGTGAGAGAAGGAAGTTTATGTTTAGTCTTAAATATGTATAACAAGCTAAGGTCGTAATTGTGCAattcaagagaaaaataatttaagttaagaaagaattataaacCAATAATTCAGTTGCAACCTgcttctgtaaattttttactgagTTTATTCCGATGTTGATCAGAATTTAAGTACATGAATGCAGCACACATAGAAattgaagtatttaatttaataagtgttCTGTAAAAAAGCTAAAACAATGGGGAAAAATTAATGCACTGATAATACTTCactaaacaatgaaaaaaaatattacacaccCTGCTACCACGACATATTTTCCTGATTTCCTAGTCTTTAACCTGTCAAGAACTGATAGTGATACTTTACATTTTGTATATCCATAAAGTTCAATTTCATGTGGAAAAAGATTCATCTCTTTAGCCAAATCTGCANAAATTTAAACCTGAATTATAATTGATAAACTTGATCTTGCTGCTCGAACAGTATGCTAACGTGTAcaaaacaaacagtaataatCGAGTAAAAAAAaggccaaatcagggctgtcaaaaaagcgagttattcaaaatctagcaaccatgctaccttttttttttttctaacactaTCTATAAATTAGCGAAAACAaagtttcacttcaaactcaccagaatgaCTTAATAACATTACTATCTTATGAAATATATCGCAggtttgagctcagaaattatctaatttgtttcttttattgaaaacaaacttatccgtttgaaaatatcgcctcgcagaataagcAGTTGaaaactttctaaccggaactagagcagcAATTGAGCTCGAGatcgtttacatttatattgaaaacaccatccatggGGAACCACCACACTTGTGATACTTCCGCGGTATCTGATaagtttcatttgaaaaattcttgttaTAAGTAAACACTGGGATTCCAAGAAAgtctatttaataaaacagtttcGTTTCATCCACTCGATATCGTTCGTTCGCTTTATTTTACTCTGCACCCACATTAACtagataaataatcaaattttgctATCAGCATGCAAcattatattgcaaaaaaaaaaaaaaaaaaaaaaNGCTGTgtttatgtaacaaaaattaagtggATAGTAACCTTTTGAGTATTTCAAGTCTTAATTTTAACTAGTTTTGTATCCCTCcacaatttgtttattcattagCAAAATGTGAAAAggtcatttcatttaaattacttttagattTCAAATGCGCGGATAACTTGTTTTCGAATGTTAGTATTATCGAGTTAAAAGCGTTTGTTTATCCCAGCTGATAGTTGTTGTATTCATGTTATTGAGGATAAACATGATCTCCaaaactttctgaaaaattgaacagttagttaaaaaaatgggtgccactaaaaggaaaataaataaaaaaaatagccgaaaatttaaaagtacggTATTATATAACTGTGTAGACAGCATTTATTGTCATATCAAGCGATTTGTGGACGaaacaaaaatctaaagaatcataaaaaatatttcgccaTCTCTGCTGAATCCCTCGCCTAAACCATCGAATCAAACATCTACTTGTGATGACTATTAAAGTCCCTAAAATTCCCTACGTGCAAAATATTGAGCCACAATTATCGTGTAAgttatatttcgtaaaatctactggattttttcttcctatccatgttggcaactatgtgttaaaatttcttgaatatagtgtatatacatatatataaacagTTGGATTTCTAtataacgaacttccattttgcgaatttctctattttggaaatttcttcgtaaaataacttctgaatagcgaagtgaattttctatttaacgaacttttctttgagatccaatcttccctatttcccaaaatattaaacttattaacgcattttataacgaaataaccttgaattgaattttgaagatacttaacttttagagaaggCAGTGAAATCACTTTCTCTTTTTGTTcgcatttcaaacaaaaaactcTAACATAAGCGACAAAATgaacggattttatcagtagccATTAAACTTTAGAACGCACGCatgtttaatattactttaataataaaagcagcaataattttatgcataaatttagcttcttttagttgaaaatgtatgtagcatgatagtgtgACACTTTATAATCTTTTGCCctgttcttgctttccatgcagatttcctTTATggctaagatttataaaataaatagtagatactagtttacaataTAAATGTGTATcctttgctattttaattatgtctagtgtttatgaattttaaacctgttttgtgtcgtttaaatatttcaaaagatgattttatatttaacaaattttccatataacgaacttattatcgggatttagcgacttcgttaagttgaggtccgactgtattttaataaacgaATGAAAATCTTTGTAATCTCATTAGAAATGAAGGGACGTTTTTCTTCCATattcattcatataaaaaaacagaaaatattgaaaatattttaaatcatttttgaaaaattttcccttcatgtaagtttatttgaattcgctactcgcttttttttttttaatttcacttcatgttttattctgttttttctttttatttcattttctgtttttacgcgttatttttacttattgtgttctatttaatttgttgtaattgttttgtaaaattgctctcacactattgtattgatatagtTTGCTTCggctatattgatgcaatattagaaagcactctttttttgcggatataattgtgtgggttgatgaaaagattatatctcttattttccagattttttaaaaaaaatttgtccttTTATtcggattgtttttttttctttccggtttcgtgttatttttaatattatttttcttctccccccccctttttcatCGTTCTGTATATTTTCCCTAGTTTTCTCTACagtttgaac
Encoded here:
- the LOC139426096 gene encoding uncharacterized protein encodes the protein MNDFKKSGCIKDHESSQTINIVNSAANYTDRLIGLMKLDNMNFHDFVNVDDAVTVCGQWDDNDIIAQTKASCELSEEEDEEIEDLPPNVTNKQALSAVDTVRRFIERQPNMSEETFKAIESIKDKLSYTSLKQTTIESFFK